A region from the Pelagovum pacificum genome encodes:
- the nusG gene encoding transcription termination/antitermination protein NusG: protein MAKRWYSVSVLSNFEKKIAEQIRTSVAEKGLEDQIDEVLVPTEEVIEVRRGKKVSTERRFMPGYVLVHMEMSDEGYHLVNSINRVTGFLGPQGRPMPMRDAEVQAILGRVAEGEEAPRTLIHFEIGEKVKVNDGPFEDFDGMVEEVDDDNQKLKVSVSIFGRATPVELDFTQVSKQG from the coding sequence ATGGCGAAGCGTTGGTATTCGGTAAGCGTTCTTTCGAACTTCGAGAAGAAGATCGCCGAGCAGATCCGCACGTCCGTCGCGGAAAAGGGACTTGAGGACCAGATCGACGAGGTTCTCGTTCCAACCGAGGAAGTGATCGAGGTGCGCCGGGGCAAGAAGGTTTCGACCGAGCGCCGCTTCATGCCGGGCTACGTCCTTGTTCACATGGAGATGTCCGACGAAGGCTATCACCTCGTGAACTCGATCAACCGCGTGACCGGCTTCCTTGGTCCGCAAGGCCGCCCGATGCCGATGCGCGATGCAGAAGTGCAGGCGATCCTCGGCCGCGTCGCGGAAGGCGAGGAAGCGCCGCGCACGCTGATCCACTTCGAGATCGGCGAGAAGGTGAAGGTCAACGATGGGCCGTTCGAGGATTTCGACGGCATGGTCGAAGAGGTCGACGACGACAACCAGAAGCTCAAGGTGTCGGTGTCGATCTTCGGTCGTGCGACCCCGGTCGAGCTCGACTTCACGCAGGTTTCCAAGCAGGGCTGA
- the secE gene encoding preprotein translocase subunit SecE, whose protein sequence is MARTNPVKFISEVRTEVGKVTWPTRREVTLTTIMVFLLATFAAVFFFLVDLLIRTGLTGVLTMFGS, encoded by the coding sequence ATGGCCCGCACCAATCCAGTCAAGTTCATCTCCGAAGTCCGCACGGAAGTTGGCAAGGTCACCTGGCCGACCCGTCGCGAGGTGACGTTGACGACCATCATGGTTTTCCTGCTGGCGACTTTCGCGGCCGTGTTCTTCTTCCTCGTCGATCTGCTGATCCGCACCGGTCTGACTGGTGTGCTGACGATGTTCGGCTCCTGA
- a CDS encoding lysophospholipid acyltransferase family protein, whose product MTFRKELKPVNLLARLLGGAVALWGRFCLATSRWTAEGEAELQGVLAEGPAIVVMWHSRILLGPAFLMRQGAPFIAIRDPSPAGRLGGAVQASFGMEPVPMSTRRPSRAATRTVIQGVRSGKSLGIATDGPEGPAHQSKSAAIDWARASGATIVLFAFSTRRQVRLGTWDRMLLPLPFTRGVYGFRTWRQEITRQSDREVLLAELDAAITAHQHEIDVKAGVPAGP is encoded by the coding sequence GTGACGTTTCGGAAAGAGCTCAAACCCGTTAACCTGCTCGCCCGGCTGCTGGGCGGCGCCGTGGCGCTCTGGGGGCGGTTCTGCCTCGCGACCAGCCGCTGGACGGCCGAGGGCGAGGCGGAGCTGCAAGGCGTCCTGGCCGAGGGCCCGGCGATCGTCGTGATGTGGCATTCACGCATCCTGCTCGGTCCCGCCTTCCTGATGCGGCAGGGCGCGCCGTTCATCGCAATCCGTGACCCCTCCCCTGCCGGGCGACTCGGCGGGGCCGTACAGGCGTCGTTCGGGATGGAGCCGGTGCCGATGAGCACTCGCCGCCCGAGCCGCGCGGCGACACGGACCGTGATCCAGGGCGTCCGATCGGGCAAGAGCCTTGGCATCGCCACGGATGGCCCGGAAGGACCGGCGCACCAGTCGAAGAGCGCTGCGATCGACTGGGCTCGCGCGTCGGGCGCAACCATCGTGCTGTTCGCCTTTTCGACCCGGCGGCAGGTGAGGCTCGGGACGTGGGACCGGATGCTGCTCCCCCTGCCCTTCACGCGTGGCGTCTACGGCTTCCGCACGTGGCGGCAGGAGATCACCCGTCAGTCCGACCGCGAGGTGTTGCTGGCCGAGCTGGATGCGGCGATCACCGCCCACCAGCATGAGATCGACGTGAAGGCCGGGGTGCCGGCCGGTCCGTAG
- the tuf gene encoding elongation factor Tu: protein MAKEKFERSKPHCNIGTIGHVDHGKTTLTAAITKFFGEFRAYDQIDGAPEEKARGITISTAHVEYETENRHYAHVDCPGHADYVKNMITGAAQMDGAILVVNAADGPMPQTREHILLGRQVGIPAMVVFLNKVDQVDDEELLELVEMEVRELLSEYEFPGDDIPIVAGSALAALEGRDEAIGENKIRELMAAVDEYIPQPERAVDQPFLMPIEDVFSISGRGTVVTGRVERGVVNVGDELEIVGIKDTKKTTCTGVEMFRKLLDRGEAGDNIGALLRGIDREAVERGQVLCKPGSVKPHTKFEAEAYILTKDEGGRHTPFFTNYRPQFYFRTTDVTGTVSLAEGTEMVMPGDNVSFSVELIAPIAMEERLRFAIREGGRTVGSGVVSKIVE from the coding sequence ATGGCCAAGGAAAAGTTTGAACGCAGCAAGCCGCACTGCAACATCGGCACGATCGGTCACGTTGACCACGGCAAGACGACGCTGACGGCGGCGATCACGAAGTTTTTCGGCGAGTTCCGTGCGTACGACCAGATTGACGGCGCGCCGGAAGAGAAGGCCCGCGGGATCACGATCTCGACGGCGCACGTCGAGTACGAGACGGAGAACCGTCACTACGCGCACGTCGACTGCCCCGGCCACGCCGACTACGTGAAGAACATGATCACCGGTGCCGCGCAGATGGACGGCGCGATCCTCGTGGTGAACGCGGCCGACGGCCCGATGCCGCAGACGCGCGAGCACATCCTGCTCGGCCGTCAGGTCGGTATCCCGGCGATGGTGGTGTTCCTCAACAAGGTCGACCAGGTCGACGACGAGGAGCTGCTGGAGCTGGTCGAGATGGAAGTTCGCGAACTTCTGTCCGAGTACGAGTTCCCGGGCGACGACATTCCGATCGTGGCGGGCTCCGCGCTTGCCGCTCTGGAAGGCCGTGACGAAGCGATCGGCGAGAACAAGATCCGCGAGCTGATGGCGGCCGTGGACGAGTACATCCCGCAGCCCGAGCGCGCTGTCGACCAGCCGTTCCTGATGCCGATCGAGGACGTCTTCTCGATCTCCGGTCGTGGTACGGTCGTGACCGGCCGCGTCGAGCGTGGCGTCGTGAACGTTGGCGACGAACTCGAGATCGTCGGCATCAAGGACACCAAGAAGACGACCTGCACGGGCGTCGAGATGTTCCGCAAGCTGCTCGATCGCGGGGAAGCCGGCGACAATATCGGCGCGCTGCTGCGTGGTATCGACCGCGAAGCGGTTGAGCGTGGCCAGGTTCTCTGCAAGCCGGGTTCGGTGAAGCCGCACACGAAGTTCGAAGCGGAAGCCTACATCCTGACGAAGGACGAAGGTGGCCGTCACACGCCGTTCTTCACGAACTACCGCCCGCAGTTCTACTTCCGCACGACGGACGTGACCGGGACTGTGTCGCTGGCGGAAGGTACGGAGATGGTGATGCCGGGCGACAACGTGTCGTTCTCGGTGGAGCTGATCGCGCCGATCGCGATGGAAGAGCGCCTGCGCTTCGCCATCCGTGAAGGTGGCCGCACCGTCGGCTCCGGCGTCGTCTCCAAGATCGTCGAATAA
- a CDS encoding DNA topoisomerase IV subunit A produces MSDPTDPENAPKDFSEPLRRAIGERYLTYALSTIMNRALPDARDGLKPVHRRILYAMRELRLSSTGGFRKSAKISGDVMGNYHPHGDSAIYDAMARLAQHFAVRYPLVDGQGNFGNIDGDNPAAARYTEARMTAAAEALLDGLSEDAVDFKTNYDGTLTEPVVLPAAFPNLLANGASGIAVGMATNIPPHNIDELVQACLHLIKTPDARDETLLNYIPGPDFPTGGVVVEPKESIAETYRTGRGFFRLRSRWEIEDLGRGQWQVVVTEIPYQVQKSKLIERLAEVIQTKKVPILADVRDESAEDIRIVLEPRSKNVDAEVMMGMLYRNSDLETRFSLNMNVLIDGVTPKVCSLKEVLRAFLDHRREVLLRRSKHRMAKIDHRLEVLEGLIVAFLNLDRVIDIIRYDSDPKAALMYEDWSKPHQDTIVRATDESDYVSPLEGIDRASLVLEADPSATAPSELGDDAPSGVPRRFAGREEGLSDVQAEAILNMRLRSLRRLEELELVSERDRLMEERAGLEDLLETESLQWSTIADQLREVRAQFGAKAPGGARRTGFAEAGEVEDVPLEAMIDKEPITVVCSQMGWIRALSGHVDLTRELKFKDGDGPRFIFHAETTDRLLLFASNGRFYTISASNLPGGRGMGEPVRLMVDVPNEAEIIDLLIHRPGARMLLASSAGDGFVVPEEEVVAQTRAGKQVLNVRAPAEAMICRRVEGDHLAVVGENRKLLVFPLDQLPEMGRGKGVRLQKYKDGGLSDARTFTLADGLSWSDPAGRTRTVSADELAEWIGARAGAGRMAPRGFPRDNRFTG; encoded by the coding sequence ATGTCCGACCCGACCGATCCCGAAAACGCCCCGAAGGATTTCAGTGAACCGCTGCGCCGGGCGATCGGCGAGCGCTACCTGACCTACGCGCTGTCGACGATCATGAACCGGGCACTGCCGGACGCGCGGGACGGTCTGAAGCCGGTGCACCGCCGCATCCTCTACGCGATGCGCGAACTGCGGTTGTCCTCGACTGGCGGTTTCCGCAAGTCGGCCAAGATCAGCGGCGACGTGATGGGCAACTACCACCCGCACGGCGACAGCGCGATCTACGACGCGATGGCGCGTCTCGCCCAGCATTTCGCCGTGCGCTATCCGCTGGTGGACGGGCAGGGGAACTTCGGCAACATCGACGGCGATAACCCGGCCGCGGCCCGTTATACCGAGGCGCGGATGACCGCCGCCGCGGAAGCGCTGCTCGACGGGCTCTCCGAGGACGCGGTCGACTTCAAGACGAATTACGACGGCACCCTGACCGAGCCGGTCGTGCTGCCGGCGGCGTTTCCGAACCTTCTCGCCAACGGCGCGAGCGGTATCGCGGTCGGCATGGCAACGAACATACCGCCGCACAACATCGACGAGTTGGTGCAGGCATGTCTGCACCTCATCAAGACGCCCGATGCCCGCGACGAGACGCTGCTGAACTACATTCCCGGCCCCGATTTCCCGACCGGCGGTGTCGTCGTTGAGCCGAAGGAAAGCATCGCCGAGACCTATCGGACGGGCCGTGGCTTCTTCCGCCTGCGCAGCCGGTGGGAGATCGAGGACCTTGGACGCGGCCAGTGGCAGGTCGTCGTCACCGAGATTCCCTACCAGGTCCAGAAGTCCAAGCTGATCGAGCGGCTGGCCGAAGTGATCCAAACCAAGAAGGTCCCGATCCTCGCCGATGTCCGTGACGAAAGCGCCGAGGACATCCGCATCGTGCTCGAGCCGCGTTCGAAGAACGTCGATGCCGAGGTGATGATGGGGATGCTCTATCGCAACTCCGATCTCGAGACGCGGTTCTCGCTGAACATGAACGTGCTGATCGACGGGGTGACGCCGAAGGTCTGCTCGCTCAAGGAAGTGCTGCGGGCCTTCCTCGACCATCGGCGCGAGGTGCTGCTGCGGCGCTCGAAGCACCGGATGGCGAAGATCGACCACCGTCTCGAGGTTCTCGAGGGCCTGATCGTCGCGTTCCTGAACCTCGACCGGGTGATCGACATCATCCGCTACGACAGCGACCCGAAGGCGGCGCTGATGTACGAGGACTGGTCGAAGCCGCACCAGGACACGATCGTCCGGGCGACCGACGAATCCGACTACGTCTCTCCGCTGGAGGGGATCGACCGCGCCTCGCTGGTTCTGGAGGCCGACCCGTCCGCAACCGCGCCATCGGAGCTCGGCGACGACGCGCCGAGCGGCGTGCCCCGCCGCTTCGCGGGCCGGGAGGAAGGTCTTTCGGACGTTCAGGCCGAGGCCATCCTCAACATGCGTCTGCGGTCCTTGCGGCGTCTTGAAGAGCTCGAGCTCGTCTCGGAACGCGACCGCCTGATGGAAGAACGCGCCGGCCTCGAGGACCTGCTCGAGACCGAAAGCCTGCAATGGTCGACCATCGCCGACCAGCTTCGCGAGGTCCGGGCGCAGTTCGGGGCCAAGGCACCCGGCGGCGCCCGTCGCACCGGCTTTGCCGAGGCGGGCGAGGTCGAGGATGTGCCGCTCGAGGCGATGATCGACAAGGAACCGATCACGGTTGTTTGCAGCCAGATGGGCTGGATTCGTGCGCTCTCGGGCCATGTGGACCTGACCCGCGAGCTGAAGTTCAAGGACGGTGACGGCCCGCGCTTCATCTTCCACGCCGAGACGACCGACCGCCTGCTTCTGTTCGCCTCGAACGGACGCTTCTACACGATCTCCGCCAGCAACCTGCCCGGCGGGCGCGGGATGGGCGAACCCGTCCGGCTGATGGTCGACGTGCCGAACGAGGCTGAGATCATCGACCTGCTGATCCATCGCCCCGGCGCGAGGATGCTGCTCGCCTCCAGCGCGGGCGACGGTTTCGTCGTTCCCGAGGAGGAAGTCGTTGCCCAGACCCGCGCCGGCAAGCAGGTGCTGAACGTGCGGGCTCCGGCCGAGGCGATGATCTGCCGCCGCGTGGAGGGCGACCATCTCGCCGTTGTCGGCGAGAACCGCAAGCTGCTTGTCTTCCCGCTGGACCAACTCCCCGAGATGGGGCGCGGCAAGGGTGTCCGGCTCCAGAAATACAAGGACGGCGGGCTGTCGGACGCGCGGACGTTCACCCTCGCAGACGGCCTCAGCTGGTCGGACCCCGCGGGGCGGACGCGGACCGTGTCGGCGGACGAACTGGCGGAGTGGATCGGGGCCCGTGCCGGGGCGGGCCGCATGGCGCCGCGCGGCTTCCCGCGCGACAACCGCTTCACCGGCTGA
- a CDS encoding SH3 domain-containing protein: MKRFILLTFGFLAWGYWEMSGGSDFVPETRMAATLSTSTPTAASSDEDIPEFVTRARVSPVDDISGPSTADAGDDVVLASAPADAGVETMAEDDGPKWVSAADAIEDAIVLANSATEAPPRVEEAEMRTVSVAGSRVNMRMGPGTDYSVVTTLNQGTEAEVIESRNGWARLQVLDSGQTGWMAERLLDGI, translated from the coding sequence TTGAAACGGTTTATTCTGCTCACGTTCGGTTTCCTGGCGTGGGGCTACTGGGAAATGTCGGGCGGCTCCGACTTCGTGCCTGAAACGCGTATGGCGGCGACCCTCAGCACGAGCACACCGACGGCTGCCTCGTCGGACGAAGACATCCCGGAATTCGTGACCCGTGCCCGCGTCAGCCCTGTCGACGACATTTCGGGCCCCTCGACTGCCGACGCCGGCGATGACGTGGTCCTCGCCTCCGCCCCCGCAGACGCGGGGGTCGAGACGATGGCCGAAGACGACGGCCCGAAGTGGGTCAGCGCCGCCGATGCGATCGAAGACGCGATCGTTCTCGCCAACTCCGCGACCGAGGCGCCGCCCCGCGTCGAAGAGGCCGAGATGCGCACCGTCAGCGTTGCCGGCAGCCGCGTGAACATGCGGATGGGTCCGGGCACCGATTACTCGGTTGTGACGACGCTGAACCAGGGCACCGAAGCCGAAGTGATCGAATCCCGCAATGGCTGGGCCCGCCTTCAGGTTCTGGACTCCGGCCAGACCGGCTGGATGGCGGAACGGCTGCTCGACGGCATCTGA
- a CDS encoding SDR family NAD(P)-dependent oxidoreductase translates to MTRSILITGCSSGIGHDAAHELHKQGWTVVASARKAEDVARLRDEGLLAVRIDYEDPDSIASGFEAALEHTGGTLDALFNNGAYAIPGPLEDIPSEALSAIFQANLIGWHDLTRRAISVMRPVGRGRIINCSSVLGIVGGRWRGAYVATKFALEGMTDVLRMEMDGTGIEVVLIQPGPITTRFRQNAIRQFERWVDWESSPRADDYRASLLDQLYQGSSGPSWPASAVTAKLIRALEARNPRARYRVTPHTSVAEAMRRLLPAKIVDRIMRRS, encoded by the coding sequence TTGACCCGTTCGATCCTGATCACCGGATGCTCTTCCGGCATCGGCCACGACGCCGCGCACGAGCTCCATAAACAGGGTTGGACGGTCGTGGCTTCGGCCAGGAAGGCCGAGGATGTCGCGCGGCTGCGTGACGAAGGCCTTCTGGCAGTGCGGATCGATTACGAAGACCCGGACAGCATCGCCTCGGGCTTCGAGGCGGCGCTTGAGCACACCGGCGGCACGCTCGACGCGCTTTTCAACAACGGCGCCTACGCGATCCCCGGCCCTCTTGAAGACATTCCGTCAGAGGCCCTCTCGGCGATCTTTCAGGCCAATCTCATCGGTTGGCACGACCTCACCCGCCGGGCGATTTCCGTGATGCGTCCGGTAGGTCGCGGGCGGATCATCAATTGCTCTTCCGTGCTTGGCATCGTCGGCGGTCGCTGGCGTGGCGCCTACGTCGCGACGAAATTCGCGCTGGAAGGCATGACCGACGTACTGCGGATGGAGATGGACGGCACCGGGATAGAGGTCGTCCTGATCCAGCCTGGCCCGATCACCACGCGATTCCGACAGAACGCAATCCGGCAGTTCGAACGCTGGGTGGACTGGGAATCGTCACCCCGGGCGGATGACTACCGCGCCTCCCTCCTCGACCAGCTCTATCAGGGATCGAGTGGGCCCTCGTGGCCGGCCTCGGCCGTCACGGCCAAGCTGATCCGCGCTCTGGAGGCCCGCAACCCTCGCGCACGCTACCGGGTTACGCCGCATACCTCGGTCGCCGAAGCTATGCGCCGCCTGCTTCCGGCGAAGATCGTCGATCGCATCATGCGGCGAAGCTGA
- a CDS encoding twin transmembrane helix small protein, with translation MGRDPLFIVAAIAVIAVAAILFAGIGNFGIGGDPKRSNKLMQWRIIAQFAAVGLVLLFVAVAGGRN, from the coding sequence ATGGGTCGCGATCCGTTATTCATCGTCGCAGCAATTGCCGTGATCGCCGTCGCCGCGATCCTGTTCGCCGGCATCGGCAACTTCGGGATCGGCGGCGATCCGAAGCGGTCCAACAAGCTGATGCAATGGCGGATCATCGCACAATTCGCCGCCGTCGGACTGGTGTTGTTGTTTGTCGCCGTGGCCGGGGGGAGGAACTGA
- a CDS encoding cob(I)yrinic acid a,c-diamide adenosyltransferase: protein MVVLNKIYTRTGDAGETALGNGSRVPKHALRVEAYGTVDEANAAIGVARLQSDGTLDDRLAAIQNDMFDLGADLCRPDLAKDAEAEYPPLRLASSQVDRLEAEIDEMNKALEPLRSFILPGGSPLSAQLHVCRTVTRRAERLATALAGEEEVNAAAVKFLNRLSDWFFVAARVANDDGRADVLWTPGKNR from the coding sequence ATGGTCGTTCTCAACAAGATTTACACGCGGACCGGCGACGCCGGCGAGACGGCACTCGGCAACGGAAGCCGGGTTCCAAAGCACGCGCTGCGGGTCGAGGCGTACGGGACCGTGGACGAGGCGAACGCCGCGATCGGCGTCGCGCGCCTCCAGTCCGACGGCACGCTGGACGACCGGCTCGCCGCAATTCAGAACGACATGTTCGACCTCGGTGCCGATCTCTGCCGGCCCGACCTAGCCAAGGACGCCGAAGCGGAGTATCCGCCGCTGCGGCTCGCATCGAGCCAGGTCGACCGCCTCGAGGCAGAGATCGACGAGATGAACAAGGCGCTGGAACCTCTGCGCAGCTTTATCCTGCCGGGCGGCTCGCCGCTCTCGGCGCAGCTTCACGTCTGCCGCACCGTGACCCGCAGGGCGGAACGCCTCGCGACGGCGCTTGCCGGCGAGGAAGAGGTGAACGCCGCCGCCGTGAAGTTCCTGAACCGCCTGTCGGACTGGTTCTTCGTCGCGGCCCGCGTCGCCAATGACGACGGCCGGGCCGATGTCCTCTGGACCCCGGGCAAGAACCGCTGA
- a CDS encoding AraC family transcriptional regulator produces the protein MKERLDMKDPVVRALWQVETDLDRVTDLGALAASVGVSRFHLTRAFTLRAGQPPMRYVRARRLTLAARALASGRENVTGAGLLAGYDSSEGFSRAFRAWAGVAPSSIRSPSDLDNLPLQEPLTMTLAPITDLDPRIVTSPPVTLAGKSWEVSMETRGEIPGYWDAMIEEWEHLMSKEETYGICHDFQEDGRFGYFIGFPCETPPDGLGRFRLPGATYAVFDHAGHVSGIAALWDGIFSDWAPKATVKVGTGPEFELYEEGYDPATPGGVAVWIPLEG, from the coding sequence ATGAAGGAACGACTGGACATGAAGGACCCGGTGGTCCGCGCGCTCTGGCAGGTGGAGACGGACCTCGACCGCGTGACGGATCTCGGCGCGCTTGCGGCCAGCGTGGGCGTCAGCCGGTTCCATCTGACCCGCGCCTTCACGCTGCGCGCAGGACAACCGCCAATGCGCTACGTCCGCGCGCGGCGCCTGACGCTGGCGGCCCGCGCGCTCGCTTCCGGAAGGGAGAACGTGACCGGCGCGGGATTGCTCGCCGGCTACGATAGCTCGGAAGGCTTTTCCCGCGCGTTCCGGGCTTGGGCCGGCGTTGCGCCTTCCTCGATCCGGTCGCCCTCCGACCTCGACAACCTACCCCTTCAGGAGCCTCTGACCATGACACTCGCCCCGATCACCGACCTCGATCCGCGGATCGTCACCTCGCCCCCCGTCACGCTTGCCGGAAAGTCGTGGGAGGTGTCGATGGAAACGCGGGGCGAAATTCCCGGCTACTGGGATGCGATGATCGAAGAATGGGAGCATCTGATGTCCAAGGAAGAGACCTACGGCATCTGCCACGACTTCCAGGAAGATGGCCGGTTCGGCTACTTCATCGGGTTCCCGTGCGAGACTCCGCCGGACGGGCTGGGCCGGTTCCGACTGCCCGGTGCGACCTACGCGGTCTTCGACCACGCTGGCCACGTCTCGGGCATCGCGGCGCTTTGGGACGGCATATTCTCGGACTGGGCGCCGAAGGCGACCGTGAAGGTCGGCACCGGCCCCGAGTTCGAGCTTTACGAAGAAGGTTACGACCCTGCGACACCGGGCGGCGTGGCCGTCTGGATACCGCTGGAGGGTTAG
- a CDS encoding electron transfer flavoprotein subunit beta/FixA family protein encodes MKVLVPVKRVIDYNVKVRVKADGSGVDLANVKMSMNPFDEIAVEEAIRLKEAGKADEVIAVSIGVKQAQETLRTALAMGADRAILIVATEDVHTDIEPLAVAKILKGVMDAEEPGLVICGKQAIDNDMNATGQMLAALLGWSQATFASKLEIEGDSATVTREVDGGLQTIKVKMPAIVSVDLRLNEPRYASLPNIMKAKKKPLEEKTPDEYGVDVTPRLEVLKTEEPPVRQAGQMVGSVDELVEKLKEAGVVK; translated from the coding sequence ATGAAGGTGCTTGTGCCCGTCAAGCGCGTGATCGACTACAACGTGAAGGTTCGCGTGAAGGCGGACGGTTCCGGGGTCGATCTCGCCAACGTCAAGATGTCGATGAACCCCTTCGACGAGATCGCCGTCGAAGAGGCGATCCGCCTTAAGGAAGCCGGCAAGGCGGACGAGGTCATCGCCGTCTCCATCGGGGTCAAGCAGGCGCAGGAAACCCTGCGGACCGCGCTCGCCATGGGGGCCGACCGGGCGATCCTGATCGTCGCGACCGAGGACGTGCACACGGACATCGAGCCCCTCGCGGTGGCCAAAATCCTCAAGGGCGTGATGGACGCCGAAGAGCCCGGCCTCGTGATCTGCGGCAAGCAGGCGATCGACAACGACATGAACGCCACCGGCCAGATGCTGGCCGCGCTGCTCGGCTGGAGCCAGGCGACCTTCGCCTCCAAGCTCGAGATCGAAGGCGACAGCGCCACCGTGACCCGCGAAGTCGACGGCGGCCTGCAGACTATCAAGGTTAAGATGCCGGCGATCGTTTCGGTCGACCTGCGCCTGAACGAGCCGCGCTATGCCTCGCTGCCGAACATCATGAAGGCCAAGAAGAAGCCGCTCGAAGAGAAGACCCCGGACGAGTACGGCGTCGACGTCACGCCGCGCCTCGAAGTGCTGAAGACCGAAGAGCCGCCCGTCCGGCAGGCCGGTCAGATGGTCGGCTCCGTCGATGAGCTGGTCGAGAAACTCAAGGAAGCGGGAGTCGTGAAATGA
- a CDS encoding electron transfer flavoprotein subunit alpha/FixB family protein produces the protein MSVLLLAEITDGTLSVDATGKALAAVSSLGEVHLLCAGGTAADAAAEAAKLGAAKVLLAEDASLDHRLAEATADLIVSLAGDYDHIAAPATTDAKNIMPRVAALLDVMVISDVSGIVDGDTFERPIYAGNAVQTVKSSDPKKVFTIRTSSFDAAEASGDAPVETVTVPGATGLSEWVEDKVAESDRPELTSAGIVVSGGRGIGSEENFELIEKLADKLGAAVGASRAAVDSGYAPNDWQVGQTGKVVAPELYIAVGISGAIQHLAGMKDSKIIVAINKDEEAPIFQVADYGLVADLFEAIPDLTEKL, from the coding sequence ATGAGCGTTCTTCTTCTTGCGGAAATCACCGACGGCACTCTCAGTGTCGATGCCACCGGCAAGGCGCTGGCGGCAGTATCGTCGCTCGGCGAGGTTCACTTGCTGTGCGCCGGCGGCACCGCCGCCGATGCCGCCGCCGAAGCGGCCAAGCTCGGCGCGGCCAAGGTCCTGCTGGCCGAGGATGCGTCGCTCGATCACCGACTTGCCGAAGCGACGGCCGACCTGATCGTGTCCCTCGCGGGCGACTACGACCACATCGCCGCCCCGGCGACGACGGACGCCAAGAACATCATGCCCCGCGTCGCGGCGCTGCTTGATGTCATGGTGATCTCCGACGTGTCCGGCATCGTGGACGGCGACACATTCGAACGTCCGATCTATGCCGGCAACGCGGTCCAGACCGTGAAATCCTCGGACCCGAAGAAGGTGTTCACGATCCGCACCTCATCCTTTGATGCCGCAGAGGCCTCCGGCGACGCGCCGGTCGAAACGGTGACGGTCCCCGGAGCCACAGGCCTGTCCGAGTGGGTCGAGGACAAGGTCGCCGAATCCGACCGCCCCGAGCTGACCTCCGCCGGGATCGTCGTCTCCGGTGGTCGCGGGATCGGATCGGAAGAGAACTTCGAACTGATCGAGAAGCTGGCCGACAAGCTCGGCGCGGCTGTCGGTGCCTCTCGTGCCGCCGTCGACTCCGGCTATGCCCCGAACGATTGGCAGGTCGGTCAGACCGGCAAGGTCGTCGCCCCCGAGCTTTATATCGCCGTCGGCATCTCCGGCGCGATCCAGCACCTCGCGGGCATGAAGGACAGCAAGATCATCGTCGCGATCAACAAGGACGAAGAGGCGCCGATCTTCCAGGTCGCCGACTACGGCCTTGTCGCCGACCTGTTCGAAGCCATTCCGGACCTGACAGAGAAGCTCTGA